A genome region from Haloarcula rubripromontorii includes the following:
- a CDS encoding AAA family ATPase, giving the protein MSDELSDRVSRYLRWQVPDKVALLAQRYPDDASLTLDWTALARWDPTLAEDILDAPDSMLDYVEAGIADTPLPVDTSLGQATPRFENLPESHTTAPGEFSPSERRGQLLALEGQVAKRTQVQPRLVEAAFECQRCGTLTRIPLEAGQYIEPFECVGCEMKGPFRINSDQSRYEDYQKLLLENPSSAALGGDTSDVIAHLQGDLAGHGAIANCQDVVLVGELQFRGGGPIPEPQVVVNSVQAAGQTYQDTEFTADQRDLFERLRERPASFDVGIEDPSTADVLMAAAAPKFVAGSHPRDRQVVRGLVLQLVSASTFDGPDGSHYRGDIHVLLPGDPGTGKSVLAKWAAAVAPRSAFASGERVSGPGLTAAAVKDDFSDGGFSIEPGVLVRAHEGIAVVDELDKAGDDAIEKMHSALADQILPLSLAGQSMTLPAECGLLGVCNPLGGHFAGDESLVDALGIDSPLLSRFDLIMQMRSKQDRDHVRELAESMIRTWSASLKDATGQALDEDDAEAIDPILSMDEYRAVLLRARQLHPTPANDAVIEALAGWFEEQKMALPERYRDALANADGQYHGPPVPVTARKLGAARRVAQASARANLRTEITMADVEVAKEMVSRSLADLDIPIVHNAGLGGGDVQRRETTDLTGVS; this is encoded by the coding sequence ATGAGTGATGAGCTGTCCGACCGGGTTAGTCGATACCTCCGCTGGCAGGTGCCGGATAAGGTGGCACTGCTGGCTCAGCGCTATCCAGACGACGCGTCACTGACGCTGGACTGGACGGCTCTGGCTCGGTGGGACCCGACGCTGGCAGAGGATATCCTCGATGCGCCCGATTCGATGCTCGACTACGTCGAGGCGGGCATCGCCGATACGCCGCTGCCGGTCGACACGTCGCTGGGACAGGCCACGCCACGCTTCGAGAACCTGCCAGAGTCGCACACGACCGCCCCCGGGGAGTTCTCACCGAGCGAGCGGCGTGGGCAACTGCTGGCGCTCGAAGGGCAGGTCGCGAAACGAACACAGGTCCAGCCGCGACTTGTCGAGGCGGCCTTCGAGTGCCAGCGCTGCGGCACCCTCACCCGCATCCCGCTCGAAGCGGGCCAGTACATCGAACCGTTCGAATGCGTCGGTTGTGAGATGAAGGGTCCGTTCCGCATCAACTCCGACCAGTCCCGGTACGAGGACTACCAGAAACTCCTGTTGGAGAACCCCAGCAGTGCGGCGCTGGGCGGTGACACGTCGGATGTCATCGCGCACCTGCAGGGCGACCTCGCGGGACACGGGGCCATCGCGAACTGTCAGGACGTGGTCCTCGTTGGTGAGCTGCAGTTCCGCGGTGGCGGCCCGATCCCCGAGCCACAGGTCGTGGTGAACTCCGTGCAAGCAGCCGGCCAGACCTATCAGGACACGGAGTTCACAGCCGACCAGCGCGACCTCTTCGAGCGCTTGCGCGAGCGGCCGGCGTCCTTCGACGTTGGGATCGAGGACCCGTCGACGGCGGATGTGCTGATGGCCGCCGCAGCGCCGAAGTTCGTCGCGGGCTCGCATCCCCGGGACCGGCAGGTGGTTCGCGGGCTCGTGTTACAGCTGGTCAGCGCGTCGACGTTCGACGGCCCGGATGGCTCGCACTATCGGGGCGATATCCACGTCCTGTTACCCGGCGACCCGGGGACGGGCAAGTCCGTGCTGGCGAAGTGGGCCGCGGCGGTCGCGCCACGGTCGGCGTTCGCGAGCGGCGAGCGTGTGTCGGGTCCCGGTCTGACCGCGGCGGCAGTGAAGGACGACTTCTCGGACGGCGGATTCAGCATTGAGCCCGGCGTGCTGGTCCGAGCCCACGAGGGAATCGCGGTCGTCGACGAGCTGGACAAGGCCGGCGACGACGCCATCGAGAAGATGCACTCGGCGCTGGCCGACCAGATACTGCCGCTGTCGCTGGCCGGGCAGTCGATGACGCTGCCGGCGGAGTGTGGCCTGCTGGGCGTGTGCAACCCGCTCGGCGGTCACTTCGCTGGTGACGAGTCGCTGGTCGACGCGCTCGGGATTGACAGTCCGCTACTGTCCCGGTTTGACCTCATCATGCAGATGCGGTCGAAACAGGACCGTGACCACGTTCGGGAGCTGGCGGAGTCGATGATTCGAACGTGGTCAGCGTCGTTGAAGGACGCAACTGGGCAGGCGCTCGACGAGGATGACGCTGAGGCTATCGACCCGATCTTGTCGATGGACGAGTACCGCGCGGTCCTGCTGCGGGCTCGGCAGTTGCATCCGACACCTGCGAACGACGCGGTGATCGAGGCGCTGGCCGGGTGGTTCGAAGAGCAAAAGATGGCGCTGCCGGAGCGGTATCGCGATGCGCTCGCGAACGCGGACGGGCAGTACCACGGGCCGCCCGTGCCCGTGACTGCCCGCAAACTCGGGGCCGCTCGCCGGGTTGCACAGGCGAGCGCGCGGGCAAACCTTCGGACTGAGATAACGATGGCCGACGTTGAGGTGGCCAAAGAGATGGTCAGCCGGTCGCTGGCCGACTTAGATATCCCGATTGTCCACAACGCTGGCCTCGGCGGCGGCGACGTGCAACGGCGCGAGACGACTGATTTGACTGGAGTGAGCTAA
- a CDS encoding transcriptional regulator, giving the protein MTDLDGVEDPPEWAAYQNLSPAAQTCLLLVGQHDGDGWRGLIAQAAQEGKDMSDRWVREQLSELEESGFIESEGPNTRRETFAVTDEGREVLAGMRNSLDRALGDD; this is encoded by the coding sequence ATGACGGACCTCGATGGCGTCGAGGACCCACCGGAGTGGGCAGCGTATCAGAACCTCTCGCCAGCGGCCCAGACGTGTCTGTTGCTGGTCGGCCAGCACGACGGCGACGGGTGGCGCGGGCTGATCGCACAGGCGGCCCAAGAAGGGAAGGATATGAGTGACCGCTGGGTGCGCGAACAGCTCTCAGAACTGGAAGAGAGCGGGTTTATCGAGTCTGAAGGACCGAACACGCGCCGGGAGACGTTTGCGGTCACTGACGAGGGCCGGGAGGTGCTGGCGGGGATGCGGAACAGTCTCGACCGGGCCTTGGGGGACGACTGA